A single genomic interval of Solimonas sp. K1W22B-7 harbors:
- a CDS encoding SDR family oxidoreductase: MKSLKQKKAFITGAASGIGRATAIAMAREGSELFLTDINAKALEAVVAEIVNAGGKVSVSRALDIASYEAVRDYARDIHREHGSMDLVLNIAGIAIWGAVENMEHRQWRQVIDVNLMGPIHVMECFVPEMVRAGRGGHLVNVSSAAGLFGLPWHAAYSGSKFGLRGVSEVLRFDLRRHNIDVSLVCPGGVDTGLVQTIQIAGIDTGAPFMSKLRAAFQAHAISPEKAAKAILSGIRARRYLVFTSMDIRIGYFFQGKFPITYDIVMRIMNHVMYKVMQRQERRAEAEREATR; this comes from the coding sequence ATGAAAAGCCTGAAACAGAAGAAAGCCTTCATCACCGGCGCCGCCAGCGGCATCGGCCGCGCCACGGCCATCGCCATGGCGCGCGAGGGTTCCGAACTGTTCCTCACCGACATCAACGCCAAGGCCCTGGAGGCCGTGGTGGCCGAAATCGTCAATGCCGGCGGCAAGGTGTCCGTGAGCCGCGCGCTGGACATCGCCAGCTACGAGGCGGTGCGCGACTACGCCCGCGACATCCACCGCGAGCACGGCAGCATGGACCTGGTGCTCAACATCGCCGGCATCGCCATCTGGGGTGCGGTGGAGAACATGGAGCACCGGCAGTGGCGCCAGGTGATCGACGTCAACCTGATGGGGCCGATCCACGTCATGGAGTGTTTCGTGCCCGAGATGGTCCGCGCCGGCCGTGGCGGCCACCTGGTCAACGTCTCTTCCGCCGCCGGCCTGTTCGGGCTGCCCTGGCATGCCGCCTACAGCGGCAGCAAGTTCGGCCTGCGCGGCGTCTCGGAGGTGCTGCGCTTCGACCTGCGCCGGCACAACATCGACGTCAGCCTGGTGTGCCCGGGCGGGGTCGACACCGGGCTGGTGCAGACCATCCAGATTGCCGGTATCGATACCGGAGCCCCTTTCATGAGCAAGCTCAGGGCGGCCTTCCAGGCGCATGCCATCTCGCCTGAAAAGGCCGCCAAGGCGATCCTGTCCGGCATCCGTGCGCGCCGCTACCTCGTGTTCACGTCGATGGATATCCGCATCGGCTACTTCTTCCAGGGCAAGTTCCCGATCACCTACGACATCGTCATGCGCATCATGAACCACGTGATGTACAAGGTGATGCAGCGGCAGGAGCGGCGCGCCGAGGCCGAGCGCGAGGCAACGCGGTGA
- a CDS encoding helix-turn-helix domain-containing protein, whose protein sequence is MLAPAGESLGSGYSTRMHPDPPPPIRFHVGKGYALFEGPSGDNAPHRHAAFQVAIAPQGEVAISDGTQLHAAPVLVVPPLLRHQMQPIARLRNYFIEPHCRFADLLREGCGSGITAMPQLHDLREEQVRSLGASASLSVDARLQQVMNALSMPGDRSMPELARQAGLSPQRLRALAQEQLGMPLARWRIWQRFGLAAKAVSTGGGLADAALAAGFADQAHLSRQMREMFGVPPSQLLPLLRSQVFSAT, encoded by the coding sequence TTGCTCGCTCCTGCGGGTGAAAGCCTGGGATCGGGCTACAGTACCCGTATGCACCCCGATCCACCTCCGCCCATCCGCTTCCACGTCGGCAAGGGCTACGCGCTGTTCGAAGGCCCGTCCGGCGACAACGCACCGCACCGCCATGCCGCCTTCCAGGTCGCCATCGCGCCGCAGGGCGAGGTGGCGATCAGCGACGGCACACAGCTGCATGCCGCGCCGGTGCTGGTGGTGCCGCCGCTACTGCGCCACCAGATGCAGCCGATCGCCCGGCTGCGCAACTACTTCATCGAGCCGCACTGCCGTTTCGCCGACCTGCTGCGCGAGGGCTGTGGCAGCGGGATCACCGCCATGCCCCAGCTGCACGACCTGCGCGAGGAACAGGTCCGCAGCCTGGGCGCGAGTGCATCCCTGAGCGTGGACGCGCGCCTGCAGCAGGTCATGAATGCCCTGTCGATGCCGGGCGATCGAAGCATGCCCGAACTGGCGCGACAGGCCGGCTTGTCGCCGCAGCGGCTGCGCGCCCTGGCACAGGAACAGCTGGGCATGCCGCTGGCGCGCTGGCGCATCTGGCAGCGCTTCGGCCTGGCGGCGAAGGCGGTCTCCACCGGCGGCGGATTGGCCGATGCGGCGCTGGCTGCCGGGTTTGCCGACCAGGCGCACCTCAGTCGCCAGATGCGCGAGATGTTCGGCGTTCCGCCCTCGCAGCTGCTGCCCCTGTTGCGCTCTCAGGTCTTCTCGGCGACGTAG
- a CDS encoding CocE/NonD family hydrolase, whose translation MKRAGLLLAALLLSACGGASDPMAQAPQGPGPDPDPREAPPPATEAVEFEASDGARLHAQLTYHGELKARPLIVQFSPYGDIGRDLPDFGAGYNHVYVNVRGTGSSTGTWSAIGARDQQDVAEFVAWACHQPWSNGHIGLYGFSASAIAVYNSMHLKLECVDAAALMAGTADLYRDLLYPGGMFNLVPGAVVAFGAGLPLIAAGFIDFFTSGQLPIDAIFSGTGFLGTILQVMTHASEDEFWVDRTQRPGPNRFPVLADTGFYDVESRGPFESYQLLRRQGVQVHLRVFGAHDGTPEGTPGPRPEYQRWFDRYLLGQNNGIDREPRVQLLVGHGSYEAQIGGAVTRVDATDWPVPGTRWQTFWLDPARGHGAYSSNDGGLSPVAPQQQATQPYLALTSLPTATDPNTTGTVAAGGAITLFKAFPILTQLTLMEPLSLTYTTPEFSEDVDVVGPAALTVHVATALPEADLHAVITDVWPDGSAHAVGVGRLRSSYPDIVEERSVRDSRGEIVQPYNDFSSKSYALPGQLREYHVEFWPIGNRFAAGHKLRLYLVGAATYTLPAPNLNFVSIGGDTPSRLQLPVLPGSDACRAMGTTC comes from the coding sequence GTGAAGCGCGCCGGCCTGCTGCTGGCGGCGCTGCTGCTGTCGGCCTGCGGCGGCGCCTCGGACCCCATGGCGCAGGCGCCGCAAGGCCCCGGCCCGGATCCCGATCCGCGTGAAGCGCCGCCCCCGGCCACGGAAGCCGTGGAGTTCGAGGCCAGCGATGGTGCCCGCCTGCATGCGCAACTCACCTACCACGGCGAGCTCAAGGCGCGGCCCCTGATCGTCCAGTTCAGCCCTTACGGCGACATTGGCCGAGACCTGCCGGATTTCGGCGCCGGCTACAACCACGTCTACGTCAACGTGCGCGGTACCGGCAGCAGCACCGGCACCTGGTCCGCCATCGGTGCCCGCGACCAGCAGGACGTCGCCGAATTCGTCGCATGGGCCTGCCATCAGCCCTGGAGCAACGGCCATATCGGCCTCTACGGTTTCTCCGCCAGCGCCATCGCCGTCTACAACTCCATGCACCTGAAGCTGGAGTGCGTGGACGCCGCGGCGCTGATGGCCGGCACCGCCGACCTCTACCGCGACCTGCTGTATCCCGGCGGCATGTTCAACCTGGTGCCCGGCGCCGTCGTGGCCTTCGGCGCCGGCCTGCCGCTGATCGCCGCCGGCTTCATCGACTTCTTCACCAGCGGCCAGCTGCCGATCGACGCGATCTTCTCCGGCACCGGCTTCCTCGGCACCATCCTGCAGGTGATGACGCATGCCAGCGAGGACGAATTCTGGGTCGACCGCACGCAGCGCCCGGGGCCCAACCGCTTCCCGGTGCTGGCCGATACCGGCTTCTACGACGTGGAGTCGCGCGGTCCCTTCGAGAGCTACCAGCTGCTGCGCCGGCAGGGCGTGCAGGTGCACCTTCGCGTGTTCGGCGCGCACGACGGCACACCGGAAGGCACGCCCGGTCCCCGTCCCGAGTACCAGCGCTGGTTCGACCGTTATCTGCTGGGGCAGAACAACGGCATCGACCGCGAGCCGCGCGTGCAGCTGCTGGTCGGCCACGGCAGCTACGAGGCGCAGATCGGCGGCGCCGTGACCCGGGTGGATGCCACCGACTGGCCGGTGCCCGGCACGCGCTGGCAGACCTTCTGGCTCGATCCCGCGCGCGGCCATGGCGCTTACTCGTCCAATGACGGGGGCCTGTCGCCGGTCGCGCCGCAGCAGCAGGCGACGCAGCCCTATCTCGCGCTCACCTCGCTGCCCACCGCGACCGATCCCAACACCACCGGCACGGTCGCCGCCGGCGGTGCCATCACGCTGTTCAAGGCCTTCCCGATCCTGACGCAGCTGACGCTGATGGAGCCGCTGTCCCTGACCTACACCACGCCGGAGTTCAGCGAAGACGTGGACGTGGTCGGTCCGGCCGCGCTGACCGTGCACGTCGCCACCGCCTTGCCCGAGGCCGACCTGCACGCCGTGATCACCGACGTCTGGCCCGACGGCAGCGCCCATGCCGTGGGCGTCGGCCGCCTGCGCAGCAGCTATCCGGACATCGTCGAGGAGCGCAGCGTGCGCGACAGCCGCGGCGAGATCGTGCAGCCCTACAACGACTTCAGCAGCAAGAGTTATGCGCTGCCGGGCCAGCTGCGCGAGTACCACGTCGAGTTCTGGCCCATCGGCAACCGCTTCGCCGCCGGCCACAAGCTGCGGCTCTACCTGGTTGGCGCCGCCACCTACACCCTGCCGGCGCCGAACCTGAACTTCGTATCCATCGGCGGCGACACGCCGTCGCGCCTGCAGCTGCCGGTGCTGCCGGGCAGCGATGCCTGCAGGGCGATGGGGACGACCTGCTGA
- a CDS encoding class I SAM-dependent methyltransferase, which produces MGQQAYTPALGRFGAGQLYDAIIALTGERRWRGAAAGQLALAPEDVVVDVGCGSGSQMLLMHGLEPRARIVGVDPDARMLGLARAKAQRAGATLEFFEGMGDALEAVLPVGSASKLVSSLVLHQCPMPVKRAILASMHRLLRPGGRLVIADFGLQRTRAMRSAFRIVQLADGFEDTQPNADGVLPSLITAAGFVGVREAEVIPTITGSISIYVAEKT; this is translated from the coding sequence ATGGGACAGCAGGCCTACACCCCCGCCCTGGGCCGCTTCGGCGCGGGGCAGCTCTACGACGCGATCATCGCGCTGACCGGCGAACGCCGCTGGCGCGGGGCCGCCGCAGGGCAGCTGGCGCTGGCGCCGGAAGACGTGGTGGTGGACGTGGGTTGCGGCTCCGGCAGCCAGATGCTGTTGATGCACGGCCTGGAGCCGCGGGCCCGCATCGTCGGCGTGGACCCCGATGCGCGCATGCTGGGTCTGGCGCGCGCCAAGGCGCAGCGAGCAGGCGCCACCCTGGAGTTCTTCGAGGGCATGGGCGATGCGCTGGAGGCGGTGTTGCCCGTCGGCAGTGCCAGCAAGCTGGTCTCCAGCCTCGTGCTGCACCAGTGCCCGATGCCGGTGAAGCGCGCCATCCTGGCCTCGATGCACCGCCTGCTGCGGCCCGGCGGGCGCCTGGTGATCGCCGACTTCGGCCTGCAGCGGACCCGGGCGATGCGCTCGGCCTTCCGCATCGTGCAGCTGGCCGACGGCTTCGAGGACACGCAGCCCAATGCCGATGGCGTCCTGCCTTCGTTGATCACGGCGGCCGGCTTCGTCGGCGTGCGCGAGGCGGAGGTGATTCCCACCATCACCGGCTCGATCTCGATCTACGTCGCCGAGAAGACCTGA
- a CDS encoding AraC family transcriptional regulator, which translates to MSTTATKPLSGWISVRHLQHMIGRGEAAGLRFDDLLGEAGLSREKLVDGEGRVPLSVIESVLSAVSERYPDPLVGLHAAQDIKPAVFGPLGHILQACTTFADALEVVIRYRGLLSNIGRSSMRRTPGEVQLCWECLVGGPALRRQATEYVLATFAAMTRALLPGPPMLQSVHFAHARAEAPEAAREYFQHFNCPVYFDRAESSLNFPDRVLQMRLPHGDALMKDLLERHARSLLAEREQPRALTDEVRHLIQAMIIEGVPMRDRVAEQLGMSGRSLHRKLIESGSGYRELLDEVRLDLARQRLRDSEDSVTVIAEFLAFHSHQAFLRWFKQASGGQTPGQYRKARQQGGTTA; encoded by the coding sequence ATGTCGACGACCGCCACCAAGCCGCTCTCGGGCTGGATCTCCGTACGCCATCTGCAGCACATGATCGGCCGCGGGGAGGCTGCCGGCCTGCGCTTCGACGACCTGCTGGGTGAAGCCGGCCTGTCGCGCGAGAAGCTGGTGGACGGTGAAGGCCGTGTGCCGCTTTCGGTCATCGAGTCGGTGCTGTCGGCGGTTTCCGAGAGATATCCCGATCCGTTGGTGGGCCTGCACGCGGCGCAGGACATCAAGCCCGCCGTGTTCGGTCCGCTGGGGCACATCCTGCAGGCCTGCACCACCTTTGCCGATGCGCTGGAGGTGGTGATCCGCTACCGCGGCCTGCTCAGCAATATCGGCCGCTCCTCGATGCGGCGCACGCCCGGCGAGGTGCAGCTGTGCTGGGAATGCCTGGTGGGCGGTCCGGCGCTGCGGCGCCAGGCCACGGAATACGTGCTCGCCACCTTCGCCGCGATGACGCGCGCGCTGCTGCCCGGGCCGCCGATGCTGCAGTCGGTGCATTTCGCGCATGCGCGCGCCGAGGCGCCGGAGGCGGCGCGCGAGTACTTCCAGCATTTCAACTGTCCGGTCTACTTCGACCGCGCGGAGTCCAGTCTGAACTTCCCCGACCGTGTACTGCAGATGCGCCTGCCGCATGGCGACGCGCTGATGAAGGACTTGCTGGAGCGCCACGCGCGCAGCCTGCTGGCGGAACGCGAGCAGCCGCGCGCACTGACCGACGAGGTGCGCCACCTGATCCAGGCGATGATCATCGAGGGCGTGCCGATGCGCGACCGCGTGGCCGAGCAGCTCGGCATGAGCGGCCGCAGCCTGCACCGCAAGCTGATCGAGTCCGGCAGCGGCTACCGCGAGCTGCTCGACGAGGTGCGCCTGGACCTGGCGCGGCAGCGCCTGCGCGACAGCGAGGATTCCGTCACCGTGATCGCCGAGTTCCTCGCCTTCCACTCGCACCAGGCCTTCCTGCGCTGGTTCA